The following proteins are encoded in a genomic region of Micropterus dolomieu isolate WLL.071019.BEF.003 ecotype Adirondacks linkage group LG04, ASM2129224v1, whole genome shotgun sequence:
- the ccdc85al gene encoding coiled-coil domain containing 85A, like isoform X1, with translation MEKATPPPQPQLQLSIAKTESPAEDISGLTDEELLKWTKEDLVRRLRRSESDKMSVILDHGNLIREVNRSLQLHLNEIRGLKDINQKLQEDNRELRDLCCFLDDDRQKGKRVSREWQRLGRYSASIMRKEVTLYLQKLKELELRQEEVIRENLELKELCLLLDEEKGVVGGGGGGGGSGGGVGMGGCRNSIDSQNSLLLVPGHGLLMRDVGDGSSTSSAGSADSSDHPHHKQPHLAAGVGGVGSGGEKGSPELVHKPRCSSISGIGGEGGGDREVSSPEHPAGRHRSTSLEYPYTLPQLCRPRCGSISVPDHSRVMRGLSPEKYGRNVGRRSPEQHPKHHSSDLLLGQRQHFLGQGGSGDLYQRHHRSSISSTGCGSPEPRQAYLGGTEHHEKGCVVQGGSPETHRHQFSVSPDHVKFGSPVREGQRRPAGDEMSPHHRSIYNGMNALISAGCCTNNCRNVKLWDSFDASS, from the exons ATGGAGAAAGCGACTCCGCCGCCCCAGCCTCAGCTCCAGCTGTCGATAGCGAAGACTGAAAGTCCAGCGGAGGATATCTCCGGTCTGACTGACGAGGAGCTGCTGAAGTGGACCAAGGAGGATCTGGTGCGGCGGCTGAGGCGGTCTGAGTCCGACAAGATGAGCGTGATTCTGGACCACGGGAATCTCATCCGAGAGGTCAATCGCAGCCTCCAGCTGCACTTGAACGAGATCAGGGGGCTGAAG gaCATTAATCAGAAGCTGCAGGAGGACAACCGTGAGCTGCGGGACTTGTGCTGCTTCCTGGACGACGACCGCCAGAAAGGCAAGCGTGTATCCAGGGAGTGGCAGCGCTTGGGACGTTACAGTGCCAGCATCATGCGGAAAGAGGTGACCCTCTACCTCCAGAAACTCAAGGAGCTGGAGCTTCGACAGGAGGAGGTTATCCGGGAGAACCTGGAGCTGAAAGAGCTCTGCCTGCTGCTGGATGAGGAGAAGGGGGTGGTaggtggaggaggtggcggCGGAGGAAGTGGAGGGGGTGTAGGGATGGGAGGGTGCCGCAACTCCATCGACAGCCAGAATAGTTTGCTGCTGGTGCCTGGGCACGGGCTCCTGATGAGAGATGTGGGGGATGGGAGCAGCACCTCCAGTGCAGGGAGTGCTGACAGCTCCGATCACCCTCACCATAAGCAGCCTCACCTGGCTGCAGGGGTGGGTGGCGTTGGTAGTGGTGGGGAAAAAGGGAGCCCTGAGCTTGTGCACAAACCCAGGTGTAGCAGCATCAGTGGAATAGGAGGCGAAGGTGGAGGAGACAGGGAGGTGTCCAGCCCTGAGCACCCCGCTGGGCGCCACCGGAGTACAAGCCTGGAGTATCCGTACACCCTGCCCCAGCTCTGCCGGCCCCGCTGCGGCTCCATATCGGTGCCTGACCACAGTCGAGTCATGCGGGGCCTCAGCCCGGAAAAATACGGGAGGAACGTGGGCCGACGCAGTCCGGAGCAGCACCCCAAGCACCACAGCTCTGATCTCCTCCTGGGCCAGAGGCAGCATTTCCTGGGTCAGGGAGGCAGCGGGGATCTCTATCAGAGGCATCACAGGAGCAGCATTAGCAGTACTGGCTGTGGGAGCCCCGAACCCCGGCAGGCATATTTAGGGGGCACTGAGCACCATGAAAAGGGCTGCGTGGTCCAGGGGGGCAGCCCCGAAACTCATAGGCACCAGTTCAGTGTGAGCCCTGACCATGTGAAGTTTGGGAGCCCTgtgagagagggacagaggaggCCGGCTGGAGATGAGATGTCGCCTCATCATCGGAGCATCTACAATGGCATGAatg CTTTAATATCAGCCGGCTGCTGCACCAACAACTGTAGAAATGTCAAGCTATGGGACAG CTTTGATGCCTCCTCTTGA
- the ccdc85al gene encoding coiled-coil domain containing 85A, like isoform X2 — MEKATPPPQPQLQLSIAKTESPAEDISGLTDEELLKWTKEDLVRRLRRSESDKMSVILDHGNLIREVNRSLQLHLNEIRGLKDINQKLQEDNRELRDLCCFLDDDRQKGKRVSREWQRLGRYSASIMRKEVTLYLQKLKELELRQEEVIRENLELKELCLLLDEEKGVVGGGGGGGGSGGGVGMGGCRNSIDSQNSLLLVPGHGLLMRDVGDGSSTSSAGSADSSDHPHHKQPHLAAGVGGVGSGGEKGSPELVHKPRCSSISGIGGEGGGDREVSSPEHPAGRHRSTSLEYPYTLPQLCRPRCGSISVPDHSRVMRGLSPEKYGRNVGRRSPEQHPKHHSSDLLLGQRQHFLGQGGSGDLYQRHHRSSISSTGCGSPEPRQAYLGGTEHHEKGCVVQGGSPETHRHQFSVSPDHVKFGSPVREGQRRPAGDEMSPHHRSIYNGMNALMPPLDPSLTS; from the exons ATGGAGAAAGCGACTCCGCCGCCCCAGCCTCAGCTCCAGCTGTCGATAGCGAAGACTGAAAGTCCAGCGGAGGATATCTCCGGTCTGACTGACGAGGAGCTGCTGAAGTGGACCAAGGAGGATCTGGTGCGGCGGCTGAGGCGGTCTGAGTCCGACAAGATGAGCGTGATTCTGGACCACGGGAATCTCATCCGAGAGGTCAATCGCAGCCTCCAGCTGCACTTGAACGAGATCAGGGGGCTGAAG gaCATTAATCAGAAGCTGCAGGAGGACAACCGTGAGCTGCGGGACTTGTGCTGCTTCCTGGACGACGACCGCCAGAAAGGCAAGCGTGTATCCAGGGAGTGGCAGCGCTTGGGACGTTACAGTGCCAGCATCATGCGGAAAGAGGTGACCCTCTACCTCCAGAAACTCAAGGAGCTGGAGCTTCGACAGGAGGAGGTTATCCGGGAGAACCTGGAGCTGAAAGAGCTCTGCCTGCTGCTGGATGAGGAGAAGGGGGTGGTaggtggaggaggtggcggCGGAGGAAGTGGAGGGGGTGTAGGGATGGGAGGGTGCCGCAACTCCATCGACAGCCAGAATAGTTTGCTGCTGGTGCCTGGGCACGGGCTCCTGATGAGAGATGTGGGGGATGGGAGCAGCACCTCCAGTGCAGGGAGTGCTGACAGCTCCGATCACCCTCACCATAAGCAGCCTCACCTGGCTGCAGGGGTGGGTGGCGTTGGTAGTGGTGGGGAAAAAGGGAGCCCTGAGCTTGTGCACAAACCCAGGTGTAGCAGCATCAGTGGAATAGGAGGCGAAGGTGGAGGAGACAGGGAGGTGTCCAGCCCTGAGCACCCCGCTGGGCGCCACCGGAGTACAAGCCTGGAGTATCCGTACACCCTGCCCCAGCTCTGCCGGCCCCGCTGCGGCTCCATATCGGTGCCTGACCACAGTCGAGTCATGCGGGGCCTCAGCCCGGAAAAATACGGGAGGAACGTGGGCCGACGCAGTCCGGAGCAGCACCCCAAGCACCACAGCTCTGATCTCCTCCTGGGCCAGAGGCAGCATTTCCTGGGTCAGGGAGGCAGCGGGGATCTCTATCAGAGGCATCACAGGAGCAGCATTAGCAGTACTGGCTGTGGGAGCCCCGAACCCCGGCAGGCATATTTAGGGGGCACTGAGCACCATGAAAAGGGCTGCGTGGTCCAGGGGGGCAGCCCCGAAACTCATAGGCACCAGTTCAGTGTGAGCCCTGACCATGTGAAGTTTGGGAGCCCTgtgagagagggacagaggaggCCGGCTGGAGATGAGATGTCGCCTCATCATCGGAGCATCTACAATGGCATGAatg CTTTGATGCCTCCTCTTGACCCCAGCTTGACCAGCTAA